One Pomacea canaliculata isolate SZHN2017 linkage group LG1, ASM307304v1, whole genome shotgun sequence genomic window, TGGGTATGTGTAAGATCAcacacttttcaaaatattaagaTGAGCAGGCACAAAGGGTACCTTGTCCTAATACTGATTGAAACTGTTTGCATTTTGCTTGTCAACATTGAAATGGgccttttttaatatttaagtggTTATTTAGATAATGCAGTATCCACTGGAAAGAACAGACCAAGTCCTATACTTTTGTTGGTGGTGCCAGGCAACCCAGTGGAAAAGACTTTCTCACGAACATTTAGTTCTCTTCGCAGGTTTCGCCATGTACTTTCCAGGAGGGGACCTTCTCGGCTGTGGTCATAATGCCGTCTGTTCCTCTCGTACCCCATCCAATTATGAACACTCCTGACACACCAAATGTCACCATTAAGTTCC contains:
- the LOC112577088 gene encoding uncharacterized protein LOC112577088 isoform X2, whose translation is MAMSYHMEARIKQERLDRWNRIKQMPLSDESKELSNTPEKFVPGLIEPRCTDSGQFDMRSVHNWMGYERNRRHYDHSREGPLLESTWRNLRRELNVREKVFSTGLPGTTNKSIGLGLFFPVDTALSK